cagGCGCGGCGGCGCGTACAGCGGCGGCACCACGCCGCCCACGGCCGGCACCACGCCGCCCACGCCCGGCACCACGCCGCCCACCACCGGCACCACGAAACTCACGTtggggcgcggcgcggcggcgcgcggcgcgttGGCGGGCGGGCGCGCGGGCAGGTTGGCCGGCATGGGGTGCGCCAGCGCCACGGGCGGGACGGCCGCGTTCTTGATGGCGGGCGGCGGCACCCGCATCCCGCTCGCGCTCTCCGGGTCCTTTCGCTGCGAGTTTTTCGGCTCCGTCGGCTTGTTCAGCAAGTTCGGGTTGTTCTCCTGCTGCGGCTCCACTGGGGTCTCCGCTTTGTTCGCTTCCAGTAGCTCGAGCAGATCTGAGGCGACGCTGCCACCGAAACTGAGTAGCGTCTCGCGCAAGGCGTTTGTAACTGCACActggaaaattatatttaccataTTGTTATGTTTAGTACATgctaaatacaatattatgatatataaatcttcctaGAGTACCTTTCTTGCCCTGTGTATAGCAGATCCTTTAGTGACTCCCACAGATGTGGCATAACCAACATTCTCACGATGGATGTCAAAGCTCTTCACAGACACATTAACAAAAGCTGCAACACCCGCAGTATATTTCCCATTTACTAATTCTACAAAGTCtgtaaaaagaaatcaataaTGATGTTTATGTTACTGTAAATGCCAGAAGTGTGATAAATCCTAAGATTTTCTGGTAAAACCTAAGATTTACCAACCCTCAATGGTAAATTTTCAAACAGTTTGAAGTTTACCTTTAATTTTTACCACCATTAACTTGGTAAATCTTAGGTTTTACTTCAAAGGCACTGTTAATGTTGaaaagtacattttttttcaatttgggctttttacaataacatatatactCTTCATAAATGGCCTTTAAAAAGGTTTTCTGTTTGATCATGTCAAATTGACaagtatatcttatacctttaaacgagcaattcttgtatatatatatatatatatatatatatatatatatatataattggaatctcggaatcgactccaacgattttcatgaaatttagtatatagggggtttcgggggcgataaatcgatctagcaaggatttttttttagaaaatgtcatattcgtgttttattcgtgtttttttttcctgacatcctttgctgaataataatactattttgcttcgtagatagctggacaactggaataacatataggcaactttttataccgatatattcctacgggatacggacttacgcggtttcaaccgcgggtcacagctagtataagacattaaaatatatattgtaagcctttctgaaaaaaacattttgtcaagatataaatatatcttatttattttcgtgaTTGGATTGATATAGAATTTCCAGCCaaggattaaaaaaacattttataataaaaaaagcatttttactGTTTAGGCAAGATCACAAACAGAATTTGCAATAACCAGCAAACACTAGAGTTATACCAACCCAAGTCTTGTTTTGTCACCGACCAACTCCAATTATTGAAGGTCCACTGCGAGTGGCCAAAATTGATGAGTTGCTGTCGACGTTGCTGTGGTTCCCAATCGTCATCACCAGGTATGTCAGGGACCACAGATTCCGGCTACAAACATATGTTAGTTGCAGTAATGTAATAAAGCTATTTAGTAGGTGTGAATGACTCTTGCAATTTACTttagatttcaaaaaaactAAGTGTTTGCCCCGATTGCAATTGATATCCAgtatttttatgcattatataatttttctgtatGATAGCTGATAATAATGAGAATTATTAACcatttgaaagtttgtttctttaaaataatacctttttaaaaaaattttttaaatgaacataatatatttgaagtttcataattgtaatatcaaaaaaaaatattattcggCAGTATGTGATACATCTTTTTACTGATAGATTTCCTTTATGGACAACTAGGTAATCAGCCTTCTGTGACCTGACAAGCAagacttttttttcattattgaatcaaattaaataaaacaaattcatataaatttaacataaacttTAAAGTCAATAACGCAAGGTCAAACAGCGATGTACacgtaacataaaaacaacttaATACAGGACTTAATTGCATTACTGTGCATAATATGCGTCTATTGTTGCGGTatacatttaagaaaaataaacattattgtcACATTAGAAGGATATATACATACTGTGTATCAAGTCATatactacataaataaaataatcaaaaatacaaataccaTTTTGATATTGCAGTTTGCTACGGGGAATCCTGGTTTCCTCTGCATTCTTGGAGACGCCAGCAACTTTTAGCGAATCAAAATGCCATAAATAATCACAGCttcatatcattaaatatatgttcatGTGTTCATGAATAGCACATGTATGTTAAGTCTTAAAGTTCAGCACATGCAACAAGCGCGTCCAATTTTGTTGTTAATGATTCgcaacaaaacatttattgacatTTTGTAAGTAAGTTTCTTTTCGATTCGATTTCCAAGTTGTCAATATGATGTAGTTGACATCTTTATGTGCGTCCTAAAATGTAAACTTGGTGGGATGattatgaaattaacattttagtGAGAACAttattcatgatttttttttattatgtcgtAGCGGGCAATCAAACTAGTAGTTCGCCTGATGCAAAGAgtactactataatatttcgggtctgatggtaagcgatcaccatcgcccatgaacttTTGCAGAGTTAGTGCGCTTTATTGCCTTCAAGCGGATCCAAACGGAGAAAACttaaactgtattttactttaataataattaatgactaattttttgttcattcaTTTCTACTTTTTTTCGCACGTATATTATAGCTACtgctaatatttaaatgtgtcgGAGCAGGAAAGTACCGCACCctcacagaaaaaaaaatattaacaagaaaaaaatcacaatttgTCCAGAAGCCTCTGATTAAGTTATCGTTAATAGAGCAAACTAGAATGAAATGCTTTGTTAAGCGACTGTTGTCTCATTCCTACATTTTAAGGAATGCATAAGAGTGAGAGAATACgatgcatttaaaattgatactGCGTGTTGTACTGTATTGAGCTTGAATAATACTGTAATTAaactttgtataaaacaattttatacctacatttctaaaataacttttattaaaattttaatagcctGAAGCAAAGAACAGAATGACAACGctacatataacaatattgtaataaacgtTAATCGaatattttgctttaattttttttttaaactcaacacgttcaaatttattatagttttaaaaaatatgttttaccaCAGATTACATATCGTTTTACGATATACAGAGCGATCTTAAATTGTTTGAGTTATGAGTTGACATCGTCCCTTGCGATGGGTAAGTGTTATTTTGACGCAAGAGcgaagagtagtataataataaggtGCCGGAGCGAGTCGGACAGAGATAGAAATGTCAATGCACGAAATTCTTCGTTGTTCGTTCTGtatcaataagaaaaaaattgtcgtAAAACATAGGATATTATCTCTGGGACAAACCGAACTGGCTGGCAgctatttatgatataatataggggttgaaaaataaaacacattattattttaaaatatttattacttagcTCTTTTTCGGCGAACGTCGTTACATAAATTCGTTACAAGTTCACACCTTACAAGACGTAATAGAAGCTATGTTTGCAGTTTGGAATATTCGTCATTTGTGACGTCAAAGCTTAAAACAGcttaaatcatttaatcgttgtc
The Zerene cesonia ecotype Mississippi chromosome 14, Zerene_cesonia_1.1, whole genome shotgun sequence DNA segment above includes these coding regions:
- the LOC119831844 gene encoding DNA repair protein RAD52 homolog isoform X3; protein product: MQRKPGFPVANCNIKMPESVVPDIPGDDDWEPQQRRQQLINFGHSQWTFNNWSWSVTKQDLDFVELVNGKYTAGVAAFVNVSVKSFDIHRENVGYATSVGVTKGSAIHRARKCAVTNALRETLLSFGGSVASDLLELLEANKAETPVEPQQENNPNLLNKPTEPKNSQRKDPESASGMRVPPPAIKNAAVPPVALAHPMPANLPARPPANAPRAAAPRPNEASEEEARAERKRRQRQAQEQFRLKQLAKQKDMDNNEFDKNCTSFDNLLMAIPTQDIVIEETGNSTEENKRKSPAPDASVAKRRASVMNKLDVQTK
- the LOC119831844 gene encoding DNA repair protein RAD52 homolog isoform X2; translated protein: MQRKPGFPVANCNIKMPESVVPDIPGDDDWEPQQRRQQLINFGHSQWTFNNWSWSVTKQDLDFVELVNGKYTAGVAAFVNVSVKSFDIHRENVGYATSVGVTKGSAIHRARKCAVTNALRETLLSFGGSVASDLLELLEANKAETPVEPQQENNPNLLNKPTEPKNSQRKDPESASGMRVPPPAIKNAAVPPVALAHPMPANLPARPPANAPRAAAPRPNEASEEEARAERKRRQRQAQEQFRLKQLAKQKDMVSDNNEFDKNCTSFDNLLMAIPTQDIVIEETGNSTEENKRKSPAPDASVAKRRASVMNKLDVQTK
- the LOC119831844 gene encoding DNA repair and recombination protein RAD52-like isoform X1; translation: MQRKPGFPVANCNIKMPESVVPDIPGDDDWEPQQRRQQLINFGHSQWTFNNWSWSVTKQDLDFVELVNGKYTAGVAAFVNVSVKSFDIHRENVGYATSVGVTKGSAIHRARKCAVTNALRETLLSFGGSVASDLLELLEANKAETPVEPQQENNPNLLNKPTEPKNSQRKDPESASGMRVPPPAIKNAAVPPVALAHPMPANLPARPPANAPRAAAPRPNVSFVVPVVGGVVPGVGGVVPAVGGVVPPLYAPPRLPAPPPPLYPNAYYEYSGPWHFAYEPYERPHGNVNLNFNMPPKNLVVNGRAGSVECKNACRQGPAGPEVDPSHYPPAQNQGCWIKPTIFYDGFWTEQKVKKWVAEQVEKQFPEDASKSSSPSGGQSEPSAPKP